From the genome of Sphingopyxis sp. DBS4:
TCGCCGACCTCGACATCCATTATTTTCGCGTCCGCCGCGTCGTGCTCGCACTGCTTCTCGTGCTGCTCGCGGCGCAACTCGGTTATTATCTGTCGCAGCCCGATATCGCGCCCAATCTTACGCGGCCGCTCAGCGCGACCCTGACGCTGATCCTCGTGGCGTTGATGGGTGCGGCGATGTGGGTGGCGGATCGCCGCTGGAGCACGGCGATTCTTGTCGCGCTCATCGCTCGCTACATCTTCGTCTACCTGCTCTGACCCGATAATTTGCGGCTAGCCAAAAGCGCTGCGTTCGTCCTATGTTCCACTTATGAATGTTGCCGCGCTCGCCACCGCTTTCGTCGCTCTTGTTCTCGGCGCCCTCATCGGCTGGTTGCTTGCCGGAAAACAGGCGGGTGCGCTCAAGGCAGAGCGCGACGGATTGTCCGATCGGTTCAAGGCGGCGGTTACGGACCTTGCTGCCGAGGCCGAGGCGCGCAAGGCCGCCGACTTGAAACTCGCCGCGCTGCTTGCCGAACAGGCTGCGCGCGACGAGGCGCAGGAGGCGCGCATCGCCGAATTGAAAGACGCGCAGGCGGCGCTCACCGCGCAATTCCGTGAGGTCGGGCAGGCGATGCTGGGCGAGGCGCAGAAGGCCTTTCTCGAACGCGCCGACGAACGCTTCCGCCAGAGCGAGGAAAGCGCGGGGAAGAATCTGACGGCGCTGCTGTCCCCCGTCCACGACCGGTTGCAGAAATATGAGGAAGCGATCGGCAAGGTCGAGGCCGAGCGTCAGAATGCCTTCGGCCTGCTCCACGGCCAGATTGCCGCGATGCGCGAAGGGACCGAGCGCGTGTCGAGCGAAGCGGCGAAGCTCGTCAACGCGCTGCGCAACGCGCCCAAAGCACGCGGGCGCTGGGGCGAGCAGCAGCTTCGCAACGTCCTCGAAAGCTGTGGGCTCAGCGAACATGCCGATTTCCAGACCGAGGTCAGCGTCGCCGACGGTGACGGCGGGCGGCTCCGCCCCGATGTCGTCGTCAAGGTGCCCGGCGGACAAAGCCTGATCATCGACGCGAAAGTGTCGCTCAACGCCTATCAGGACGCCTTCGGCGCGGTCGACGAGGGCGAGAAGGCGGGGCACCTCGCGGTGCACGCCGCGGCGATGAAGGCGCACGTCAACCTGCTCGGCGCCAAATCCTATTGGAACCAGTTCGACGACACCCCCGATTTCGTCGTGATGTTCGTTCCCGGCGAGCATTTCCTCGCCGCGGCGCTCGATCAGGATCACGAGCTTTGGGATTATGCGTTCGAACGCAAGGTGCTGCTCGCGACGCCGACGAACCTGATCGCGATCGCGCGCACCGTCGCGGCGGTGTGGCGGCAGGAAAAGCTCGCGGGTCAGGCGCGCGAGATCGCGGCGCTCGGCAAGGAGCTCTATGCGCGCATGTCGGTGATGGGCTCGCATATCGCGCGGGTCGGCAAGAATCTCGACCAGGCGACGGGTGCGTACAACGCCTTCGTCGGCAGTTTCGAAAGTCAGGTACTGACGCAAGCGAAGCGCTTCGAGGCGCTCGATGTCGAGACCGGCGACAAGGAGATTCCTGTGCTGCCGGTCGCCGAGCAAACCGCGCGACCGCTAGCAAAGCTCGCGGCTGCGCCGTCTGCGGTGAACGACGGGGAATGAGCCGCGTGTCCCCGCGAAGGCGGGGACCCATCTCCGACCGGTTCAAGATCGCGCCGCCCGGAGATGGGCTCCCGCCTTCGCGGGAGCACACGGCTTTGATGAAGCGCCGCTCCTCAAATCACCCGCTTGAGCGCCGCCGTCTTGCCGTCCTTGCCGGTTAGCAGCAGCGTGCCGTCCGAGGGGAAGGTGATTTGCACCGGCGCGCGCATCAGGTCGAGGAAGGCACGCTCCTGCTCCATTGCCGGGCCGGGGCAAGCCATCATCGTCGCGGCGAGCGGTCCAGCGGAGAGCGTGCTGTCTTCGACCTTGTAGCTTCCGCCGAAGCGGTTGCACCCTGCGCTGCCGCTGAGGCGCGTGCCGTCGAACGCCAGCGAGGTCGGCCTGTCTGACGCTACCGGCGTTCCGTCGATCGACACGAAGCTCCAGCTCGACCCCGCGAGCGTATCGGGCGGCAGGATCGCGCCGCCGCAGCCCTGCACGCGCTTGCCGTCGGCGATCACACGCACGGTGTCGGCATAGCGCCGGTCGCTCATCCCGTCGCTGCACGGCGCATGCTTGATCACGACCGAGAGCCGCCCGGCGGCGTAGGTTTTGCCGTTCATCGACGGTGCCGCGCCAGGGTTCGGGACGGCGATTCGCGTCTCGCCATAGTCGCCGGCATAGGTCAGCCGTTCGGGTGTGATCTCGAGCGTCCAGCCGGGTTCGGTGCCGATCGCCATATAGGCGGCGGATGGCGCGGGCGTGTCGCCGGGCGCCTGCGGGGCGCCCGAGGCGGCGCAGCCCGCGAGGACCAGCGGCAGGGCGATGAGGGGGAGGATGCGTGTCACGGAAATAGCCTTTCGTTCTTCGCCAACCGGATATTGTTTCGGCGTGGCGAGAGTGTTGAAGGCGCCGTTAGGGTGCCTTGAATGGCCGTGCCCTGAACGGCAGCGCCAACCGCCGTTCAGCTTCGCCGCTGGTTGAGCACTTCATAGGCCATCACTGCCGCTGCGACCGCGGCGTTGAGGCTGTCCGCCTTGCCCATCATCGGCATTTTCACCCGCACATCGGCGGCCGCGGCATAGGCGGCGGGCAGGCCCTGCGATTCGTTGCCGATCAGAATGAAGGTCGGTGCGGCATAGCGTACTGCCTGATAATCCTGTGTGTCGCCGCCGAGCCAGGTCGCGACGAGTTCGCCGCGGCCGCTGCGCAGCCAGGGCAGGAAATCGTCCCAGCGCGCCTGCACCAGCTTTTGCGTGAAGATCGCGCCCATGCTCGCGCGCACTGCCTCGACGCCATAGGGATCGGTGCTTTCGTCGAGCAGGATCAGCCCGCCCGCCCCAACCGCGTCGCCGGTTCGGAGCATCGTGCCGAGATTGCCGGGATCACGCAGTCGCTCGGCAACGAGCCAGATCGGCGCGGTGGCGCGATCGAGATCGGCAAGGCCGGTCTTCGGCTCGGCATAGATGCCGACGATCGTCTGCGGATTATCCTTGCCCGAAAGTTTGGAGAGGATCGCGGGAGTGGTGTCGATCACCTCGCCCCCCGCCGCGAGGGTCGCGTCAACCAGAGTCTTCGCGAGCGGGTGCGCGGCGGCGTCCTCGTTGGCGAGAAACAGCCATGACGGCAGCACGCCGGCCTCGCGCGCTTCGGTTGCGATGCGCAGCCCCTCGGCGAGGAACAGCCCCTCGGCGCGGCGATGCCGCTTCTCGCGCAACAGACGCATCCGCTTGATCAGCGGATTGGAAAGGCTTTCGATGCGGGAACGGCGACCGGTCATCCGGTCAATCCTCGCCGAAGCTGTCCTTGACCAGCCCGACCAGCTTGAGCAGCGCCGCGTCGGCGCCTTCGCCCTTCGTGTGGATCGTGATGCTGTCGCCCTTCGCGGCGCCGAGCATCATCAGCCCCATGATCGAGGTGCCGTTGACACGGCTGCCGCCCTTTTCGACCTCGACGCTGACGGTCTCGGGAAGGCGGCTGACGAAGGTCACGAACTTGGCGCTCGCGCGCGCGTGCAGGCCGCGCTGGTTGGTGATTTCGACCGTCTCGCTGTTTTCGCTCATGGTCCCACTCCCAGCATCTCCGACGCGACGGAGATATATTTCTGGCCCGCTTCCTTCGCCGCGATCACCGCGGCGCGCAGGTCCATCGCCTTGCGCGCGCTTTCGAGGCGGATCAGCATCGGCAGGTTCACACCCGCGATCACTTCGGTCCGCCCGCTTTCGAGCAGGCTGATCGCGAGGTTCGACGGGGTGCCGCCGAACAGGTCGGTCAGCATGATCACGCCGCGCCCTTCATCGACCTTGCGGATCGCCTCGGCGATTTCCTTGCGGCGCATTTCCATATTGTCGTTGGGGCCGATACACACGGTGGCGATCGCGCGCTGCGGTCCGACGACATGCTCCATCGCGGTCACCATTTCCTCGGCGAGCCGGCCATGGGTGACCAAGACCATTCCCAGCAGCGGCAATGCTTTATCGACGGGCATGAAATCGCAGACCCTTATGCTTGTCCGGCGCCGGCGGGAGATGCGGGCGGGGGCCTGCCCTCAAGCCCATCTTGCGGGGCAGAGTCAAGGTTGCGATGGGTCACGGTCGGCTCATGACCCGCGGCGCGTAGCGTTTTGGCCACACGGTCGGCGACATGGACCGAGCGGTGCCGCCCGCCGGTGCAGCCGAAGGCGACGGTGACATAGCTTTTACCCTCGGCGCGGTAGCGCGGCAGTAATGTGAGGAGCAGCCGCTCGATCTGCGCGACGCTGTCCTCATAGGCGGGATCGGCCATCACATAGGCCGCGACATCGGGGTTGAGCCCCGTGCCGGGGCGCAGCTTCGCATCCCAGTGCGGATTGCGCAGATAGCGCATGTCGAACACCAGGTCGGCGTTGCGCGGCAGCCCGCGCGCGAAGCCGAAGCTCAATATGTTGAGCACCGGCTCGCCGTCGCCCGCGTCGCCGAAGCGCTGACGCACCTCCTGCTGCAAATCGTTGCTCGAATAGTTGGTGGTGTCGATGACATGCTCGGCCCAGCGGCGAAGCGGCTCCATCAGCTCGCGTTCACGCGCGATGCCGTCGGCGGCGGGGCGATCCTCGGCGAGCGGATGGCGGCGCCGCGTTTCGGAGAAGCGGCGTTCGAGCTCGGCGCCCGCGCAGTCGAGGAACAAAGTCTGGATGTCGCGGCCGCCGTCCTCGCGCAGCTCCTTGATCCGCTTGACCAGTCGCGCGGGCTTGAAGCCGCGGCTGCGGCTGTCGATCCCGACCGCGATCGGGCGGCCCGCCTCGCTGCGTTTTGCGGGCGCGTCGATCAGCGCCTCGAGCAAGGCGAGCGGCAGATTGTCGACGACCTCCCAGCCCAGATCCTCGAGCACCTTGAGCACGGTCGACTTGCCCGCGCCGGAGAGGCCGGTGACGAGAAGCAGGCGAGGGTCGGGGCTGCTCATCGGTCGGGCGCCAGCCGTTCGAGCGCGAGCAATATCTTGATCGGCGCCGACGCCTCGAAGGCCGAGAGCAGCAGCGCGGGTAGCGGATGCCCGGCGACCGTCTCGACCTGATTCACCGAGGGCATGCGGTCGTAGCGGTCGGAAAGCCGCACCGCGAGTGCGAGCGGCACCGGCGCGGTCCACGGCTTTTCGACGATGCCGATGCCGCGCACTTCCAGCTTGCCGGCAAGATTCTCGGGCGGGCGGCACCACAGCCGGTCGCGATCGTACCAGATGTCGCAGCGGTCGTCGGCGACAAGCCGCGCGCCGCGATCGATCAGCCTGAGCGCGAGGTCGGACTTGCCTTGCCCGCTGTTGCCGAGAATCAGCACGCCGCCGCTGCCCGCCGCGACGCAACTGGCGTGGATATTCTGGATCTCGGGCTTGGTCCGGCTCGGAAACATCAACGGGGCTTACCGGCGACGAAGCGGGGCTGCAAGGCGGCAAACCGATTCGGGTGAAGAGAGGAGGCTCGCGTAGCAGCCTCGGGGAAGAAGGTTCACGCAGAGACGCGGAGAGAACAAGAAGCCCGTTCGCCCTGAGCTTGTCGAAGCCTGTCCTGAGCGCCTGCAAGGCAGTCGAAGGGGGCCGTTCTTTTTTGCCCGACCGAAAGGAAGAACGGTGCTTCGACAAGCTCAGCACGAACGGATGAGGAGAATTGCTCCGCGTCTCCGCGTGAACCCTG
Proteins encoded in this window:
- a CDS encoding DNA recombination protein RmuC, producing MNVAALATAFVALVLGALIGWLLAGKQAGALKAERDGLSDRFKAAVTDLAAEAEARKAADLKLAALLAEQAARDEAQEARIAELKDAQAALTAQFREVGQAMLGEAQKAFLERADERFRQSEESAGKNLTALLSPVHDRLQKYEEAIGKVEAERQNAFGLLHGQIAAMREGTERVSSEAAKLVNALRNAPKARGRWGEQQLRNVLESCGLSEHADFQTEVSVADGDGGRLRPDVVVKVPGGQSLIIDAKVSLNAYQDAFGAVDEGEKAGHLAVHAAAMKAHVNLLGAKSYWNQFDDTPDFVVMFVPGEHFLAAALDQDHELWDYAFERKVLLATPTNLIAIARTVAAVWRQEKLAGQAREIAALGKELYARMSVMGSHIARVGKNLDQATGAYNAFVGSFESQVLTQAKRFEALDVETGDKEIPVLPVAEQTARPLAKLAAAPSAVNDGE
- a CDS encoding META domain-containing protein, which translates into the protein MTRILPLIALPLVLAGCAASGAPQAPGDTPAPSAAYMAIGTEPGWTLEITPERLTYAGDYGETRIAVPNPGAAPSMNGKTYAAGRLSVVIKHAPCSDGMSDRRYADTVRVIADGKRVQGCGGAILPPDTLAGSSWSFVSIDGTPVASDRPTSLAFDGTRLSGSAGCNRFGGSYKVEDSTLSAGPLAATMMACPGPAMEQERAFLDLMRAPVQITFPSDGTLLLTGKDGKTAALKRVI
- a CDS encoding RNA methyltransferase, whose amino-acid sequence is MTGRRSRIESLSNPLIKRMRLLREKRHRRAEGLFLAEGLRIATEAREAGVLPSWLFLANEDAAAHPLAKTLVDATLAAGGEVIDTTPAILSKLSGKDNPQTIVGIYAEPKTGLADLDRATAPIWLVAERLRDPGNLGTMLRTGDAVGAGGLILLDESTDPYGVEAVRASMGAIFTQKLVQARWDDFLPWLRSGRGELVATWLGGDTQDYQAVRYAAPTFILIGNESQGLPAAYAAAADVRVKMPMMGKADSLNAAVAAAVMAYEVLNQRRS
- a CDS encoding HPr family phosphocarrier protein, with the translated sequence MSENSETVEITNQRGLHARASAKFVTFVSRLPETVSVEVEKGGSRVNGTSIMGLMMLGAAKGDSITIHTKGEGADAALLKLVGLVKDSFGED
- a CDS encoding PTS sugar transporter subunit IIA, which encodes MLGMVLVTHGRLAEEMVTAMEHVVGPQRAIATVCIGPNDNMEMRRKEIAEAIRKVDEGRGVIMLTDLFGGTPSNLAISLLESGRTEVIAGVNLPMLIRLESARKAMDLRAAVIAAKEAGQKYISVASEMLGVGP
- the rapZ gene encoding RNase adapter RapZ, with the translated sequence MSSPDPRLLLVTGLSGAGKSTVLKVLEDLGWEVVDNLPLALLEALIDAPAKRSEAGRPIAVGIDSRSRGFKPARLVKRIKELREDGGRDIQTLFLDCAGAELERRFSETRRRHPLAEDRPAADGIARERELMEPLRRWAEHVIDTTNYSSNDLQQEVRQRFGDAGDGEPVLNILSFGFARGLPRNADLVFDMRYLRNPHWDAKLRPGTGLNPDVAAYVMADPAYEDSVAQIERLLLTLLPRYRAEGKSYVTVAFGCTGGRHRSVHVADRVAKTLRAAGHEPTVTHRNLDSAPQDGLEGRPPPASPAGAGQA
- a CDS encoding HPr kinase/phosphorylase, translating into MFPSRTKPEIQNIHASCVAAGSGGVLILGNSGQGKSDLALRLIDRGARLVADDRCDIWYDRDRLWCRPPENLAGKLEVRGIGIVEKPWTAPVPLALAVRLSDRYDRMPSVNQVETVAGHPLPALLLSAFEASAPIKILLALERLAPDR